The nucleotide window CAGATAAACTTATTTTAGAAAATTAATTAAACAAAGATATTTAAAAAGAAGTTATTAATATACAATATCATAAAATTAAGTTAAATTTTCAAAAAAAAATATTATTTAAAAAAAAATGAAATGATGATACTAATTAAATAATTAGTCTACTAAACCTTCAGTAGTTACTTTAAACACAGTTTCACCCTCAGGTAAATGAGGACTATCTACAAGACGTGCAATTCTTTTTCCAGATAATCCTTTTTTAAGAAGTATTCTGTATGTTGATGCATGACCAAGTACGTGTCCCCCTACTGCTTTAGTAGGTGTTCCAAAGAATGCATCAGGTTTAGATTGCACTTGATTTGTAATTAAAACTGCAACATTATATGTATTTGCTATGGTTTGTAAAGTATGTAAATGTTGATTTAATTTTTGTTGACGAGTTGCAAGTGATTCACGACCCACATATTCTGCTCTAAAATGAGCCATTAATGAATCTATAACTATAAGTTTAACTGGAACTCCACTTTGAATAAGTTCATTAACTTTATCTGCCATTAATATTTGATGACTACTATTAAATGCTCTTGCTACATGAACTCTTCTTAACACATCATTAACATCTAACCCAAAACCAGATGCTATTTGAGTTACCCTTTCTGGTCTAAATGTGTTTTCTGTATCTATAAATACAACATCACCATCAAGTCCACCTTCTTCTATAGGTAATTGTGTTGTCACTGAAAGTTCATGAGATATTTGGCTTTTTCCAGATCCAAATTCACCATATACTTCTGTGATAGATTGTGTTTCAATTCCACCACCAATTAATTCATCTAATCCTTTACTTCCAGTTGTGATTCTTCCAACATCTTCTCTTCTTTCCATTACTTCAAATGCAGTTTCAAAGTCTATTTTTTCAGCTTGTCTTGCTGCTTCAATAACTTTTGCTGCTACACCTTCACCAATTTCAACTTTTACACTTAACTCTTTTGCTGTTGCTGTTGCAAGACGCATCATATCTCCAAATCCAGCATCTCTAAGTTTTTGTGCTGTTTTTTCACCTACACTAGGTAAATCTTCTAATTCCATTTTCTTTTCTTCTTTTTCTTCCATATCTGCCATGTTATCACCATTATTTCATTAGCTTATACAACTATTATTAGTTTTCTTACATTTAATCGGATATCTTCATCGTATTCATTATAGTTTGAATCTGCAACAATTGTTACTTCATGACCAATTAAATCCTCCATTTTTCCAGACATTGATGATTCATCACCAGTTTGACTGAATATACTTACTACTTCATCAGTTGTAGCTCCAATTAATTCTTCTGCTTCTTTTCTAAAGAATGTTGCTTGGATAGTGCCTGTTTCATCTTGTAATGTTGTTGCTATTATCATAAGATAGTTTGGATCTTCTATTTTTTCTCCACAGAGATCACACACATAACCTTCTTCATCTTGAATTATACGTTTATTACAGTTCGGACACATTGCATATATTATTTTTTCTCCATTAATTTCCTCAATGATTCCTTTAACTTTAATATGTTTATCATCCTCTTCAATATCTTCTATTGCTTTTTCAACATAAAGTTTTGTTTCTATTTCATGTATTGAAGGCATGATTTCTGCTTCTTCTGTTCTTGCTTGTCTAATAGTACTATTATTACCAATAGATAAACGAAGAGCAGTACCTTGTAAGTTTATTGTTGGATTTTCTATAATTATTGCTGATCCTTCTTGGAATTTTATTTCTGTATCTTTATCCCATAATGATACTTGGATTTCTCCTGTTTCATCAGCAACATTTATTGCTCTTACTCTTCCATCTCTTCCATCAGTTCGAGTAAATGTATTTACATCATTAATACTTGTGATTCTTACTCTTAGTTTTGTATTTTGTTCTCCGTCCTCTAATTGACTTATTGTTCTATCATTATATCTATCTCGTTCAAGTGCTTCATATGATGGAAGATTTATTATTTCTTCATCAGATGGTATTGTAATTCTTGATGAACGACCTACGCTTAAATCCATCCTTCCTTGACCTAAACGTGTTTGTGCATTTTCTATTTTTATTGCATCACCTAAACTCTGACTAATATCTACTTTATCGTCCCATAATGAGACATTTATTGAACCTGTTTCATCGGATAAAGTCATAGATCTTACTTGTCCTTCAGTTCCATCTACTCTTTGGAAGGCTCTTATATCTCCTATTGATAATATTCTTCCTACAATGTCGATTTCTTGTCCTTCATCTATTTCGATATTGGATGCTTCACTTATTTTAGTTAGTTTAAATTTTTCTATTTGTGAAAGTTTTTCTCGAAGTTCATTATCTATTTCAGGATTCATTACTATTGAAGCATTCCAACCCGTGTTTAATCTGTAACCATTTCCAGCATATTCATCAAATTCAATATTTCCTCCTTCTATTTTTATAATATCATTCTTATTCATAGTGATTTCTGTTTCTTTGTTCCATAATGTTACTCGTATTGCTCCAGTATCATCAGTTACTTCTATACTTTTTACTTGTCCTTCAGTACCATCATTTTTACTGAATGTTATGGTGTCATATATTTTTGTTACTATTCCAATTATTGTAACATTTTCTTCTTCATCAGCATCTCCTATTTTTAGAATTGTTTCTTCAAAGTCGGGTACATCATAGTCGCCTTTTACTATTCTTCCATTCCAACTATTAGATAGAGACATTTGATCATATCTTGACTGAGCTCGAGCATTTATAATTTTTATTGTATCATGTTCTTTGAGTTCTAATGTTTCTACAAGTGTTGTGTCATTATTCCATAGGGTAAATTCCATATTACCTGTTTTATCCATTATATCAATTGTTATTATTTTTAATGTTCTATCATCTTTTTGTATTTCTCTAAGTGTGGATATTTTCTTAATTCTTACAATTATATTA belongs to Methanosphaera sp. WGK6 and includes:
- a CDS encoding OB-fold nucleic acid binding domain-containing protein, which encodes MPSEKELEEYYKDRYQEVKEKVEYKDFLNDIEEIKEENSDAPFITEEQIVNMAVEKHAGRQNIQQTHTNQVQKISSLVDGNGNISIQGRLLAISNIKTFTTKKGREGKVANLTVEDSTGKIRVVMWTDNMKYMNRINEGDIVKINNLEVKTGYTGDLEVQMRNNSSIQVMPEEVDLSLPKYEEIITPLGEIIEDGEYNIIVRIKKISTLREIQKDDRTLKIITIDIMDKTGNMEFTLWNNDTTLVETLELKEHDTIKIINARAQSRYDQMSLSNSWNGRIVKGDYDVPDFEETILKIGDADEEENVTIIGIVTKIYDTITFSKNDGTEGQVKSIEVTDDTGAIRVTLWNKETEITMNKNDIIKIEGGNIEFDEYAGNGYRLNTGWNASIVMNPEIDNELREKLSQIEKFKLTKISEASNIEIDEGQEIDIVGRILSIGDIRAFQRVDGTEGQVRSMTLSDETGSINVSLWDDKVDISQSLGDAIKIENAQTRLGQGRMDLSVGRSSRITIPSDEEIINLPSYEALERDRYNDRTISQLEDGEQNTKLRVRITSINDVNTFTRTDGRDGRVRAINVADETGEIQVSLWDKDTEIKFQEGSAIIIENPTINLQGTALRLSIGNNSTIRQARTEEAEIMPSIHEIETKLYVEKAIEDIEEDDKHIKVKGIIEEINGEKIIYAMCPNCNKRIIQDEEGYVCDLCGEKIEDPNYLMIIATTLQDETGTIQATFFRKEAEELIGATTDEVVSIFSQTGDESSMSGKMEDLIGHEVTIVADSNYNEYDEDIRLNVRKLIIVV
- the radA gene encoding DNA repair and recombination protein RadA translates to MEEKEEKKMELEDLPSVGEKTAQKLRDAGFGDMMRLATATAKELSVKVEIGEGVAAKVIEAARQAEKIDFETAFEVMERREDVGRITTGSKGLDELIGGGIETQSITEVYGEFGSGKSQISHELSVTTQLPIEEGGLDGDVVFIDTENTFRPERVTQIASGFGLDVNDVLRRVHVARAFNSSHQILMADKVNELIQSGVPVKLIVIDSLMAHFRAEYVGRESLATRQQKLNQHLHTLQTIANTYNVAVLITNQVQSKPDAFFGTPTKAVGGHVLGHASTYRILLKKGLSGKRIARLVDSPHLPEGETVFKVTTEGLVD